From a single Vitis vinifera cultivar Pinot Noir 40024 chromosome 18, ASM3070453v1 genomic region:
- the LOC109121445 gene encoding disease resistance protein RPV1-like: protein MVKSLSNKLPTYFSRLSIILPLFHTLKRNQASNFSSYDPKMASMCNLISSSSTSVLRWNHDVFLSFRGEDTRYKFTDHLYAALVNKGIRTFRDDKLKRGEEIAPLLLKVIEESRLSIVVFSENYASSRWCLDELVKIMECRQKIRQILVPIFYHVDPSDLRTQKGSFEKSFASHERHGRDSKEKIQRWRAALTEASNLSGWHLFEG from the coding sequence ATGGTTAAAAGTCTTTCCAATAAGCTTCCTACCTATTTCTCAAGGCTAAGTATCATCCTTCCCCTCTTTCATACCTTGAAGAGAAATCAAGCCTCAAACTTCTCTTCTTATGACCCAAAAATGGCTTCCATGTGCAACCTAATAtcctcttcttctacttctgTCCTTCGATGGAATCATGAtgttttcttgagttttagAGGTGAAGATACTCGCTACAAGTTTACTGATCATCTGTACGCAGCATTGGTTAATAAAGGCATACGAACTTTTAGAGATGATAAACTCAAGAGAGGAGAAGAGATCGCACCGTTACTCTTGAAAGTTATTGAAGAATCAAGGCTTTCCATAGTTGTATTTTCAGAAAATTATGCTAGTTCTAGATGGTGTTTAGATGAGCTGGTAAAAATCATGGAGTGCAGACAAAAAATTAGACAAATATTGGTACCAATTTTCTACCATGTGGATCCGTCCGATCTTCGGACACAAAAggggagttttgaaaaatcttttGCCAGCCATGAAAGACATGGAAGGGATTCCAAGGAGAAGATACAAAGGTGGAGGGCTGCATTGACTGAAGCAAGTAATCTATCAGGATGGCATCTCTTTGAAGGGTAA